A segment of the Leptolyngbya sp. NIES-3755 genome:
TTCCGCTTCTAAACGGCGAATGTCTTCCTCAATCTTCTTCGCGTCGTTCTGTAAGCTTTCGACGTTTGTTTCTGCTGCACCTGGATCGATTTCCATCAGGGTTTGACCTTTTTGAACGATCGCTCCTGGCTTGACATTAATTTTGGTAATCGTACCAACGCTGGGAGCGCGAAAGGGTCGAACTTCGGTTGAGGGAATAATTTTGCCATTTGCGTTGGCGACTTCTTCCACTTCGCTGAAATGTGCCCAGCCGATCGTGCCCAATACCAGAACGCTGATGCTTCCTGCCATCAATCGGGTATAGAGCGGCGGCAATTCTTGGACAGCTTTGCCTAACTCGTAGGACAGCGACTCTTCAGGGTTAGCGAGCTGATGACGGGTTTGCTGAGATTGAGCGGGGCTAGATGCCAGGGAAACTCTCATGATCGTGTTTGTAAGTGGGCAATCGCAAACGAGTAAATAACCCTTAAGTCCGGGGTTAGATGCCAAGGGGTCTACTATTATTTAACCTAAATTGCCCACAACGATCTGGTTGATTTCGCGAGATGTTTTTTAAAGTTTTGGCGCATCTAATTCATTGGGTTCAGCCTTTTTTGGTTCCGATCTGTTTTGTGGCGGCTTGGGCGCTGGTGTTGATGACGGTTTGGCGGGTGTTTGAGGCGACGCGGGATACGGTAAACCAGGCAAAACAAATGCACCAGGTTCCGTGTCCAGACTGCCAATTTTTCACGGGGG
Coding sequences within it:
- a CDS encoding hypothetical protein (conserved exported hypothetical protein;~similar to AA sequence:cyanobase_aa:LBDG_47260); this translates as MFFKVLAHLIHWVQPFLVPICFVAAWALVLMTVWRVFEATRDTVNQAKQMHQVPCPDCQFFTGDYNLKCPVHPMTALSEDAIECPDYRSKQ